Proteins co-encoded in one Marinomonas sp. IMCC 4694 genomic window:
- a CDS encoding 23S rRNA (adenine(2030)-N(6))-methyltransferase RlmJ, with translation MLSYRHIYHAGNHADILKHLTMSQICRHFIKKDAPFFYLDTHAGIGQYSLNSEQAQKNKEFQSGIARLLTEKNLPEPIEELLDIVREMNPTDSLTMYPGSPKIVDYYVRQKDKLHLCELHPNDYPTLAALFPNKRKANVVKSDGFAAVKAMLPPPQKRGFVLMDPPYEVKKDYQYVVQALEEGHKRFPQGTYAVWYPVLNRQQANDLIRSIKATKIRNVLLVELCIRNTEQERGMAGSGMIIVNPPWTLEKEAKECLPVLSRLLAEDDDSDYQVTWITPE, from the coding sequence ATGCTCAGCTATCGCCATATTTATCATGCAGGCAACCACGCTGATATTTTAAAACATTTGACCATGAGTCAAATATGCCGTCATTTTATAAAAAAAGACGCGCCCTTTTTCTATTTAGATACTCACGCTGGCATTGGTCAATATTCGCTGAATTCTGAGCAAGCACAAAAGAACAAAGAGTTCCAATCTGGTATTGCACGGCTACTGACAGAAAAAAACTTACCCGAACCGATAGAAGAGCTGCTCGATATTGTACGAGAGATGAACCCAACTGACTCCCTCACTATGTATCCTGGCAGCCCAAAAATTGTTGACTACTATGTCCGCCAAAAAGACAAGTTACACCTGTGCGAATTGCATCCAAACGATTACCCAACGCTGGCGGCACTTTTTCCCAATAAACGCAAAGCCAATGTGGTCAAAAGCGATGGTTTCGCGGCGGTTAAAGCCATGCTTCCACCACCACAAAAACGCGGCTTTGTTTTAATGGACCCCCCGTACGAAGTAAAAAAAGATTACCAATACGTGGTTCAAGCATTAGAAGAGGGGCATAAACGCTTTCCTCAGGGCACCTATGCGGTTTGGTATCCGGTATTAAACCGCCAACAAGCTAATGACCTGATTCGAAGCATTAAAGCCACCAAAATTCGCAATGTGCTGCTGGTCGAATTGTGCATACGAAATACCGAGCAAGAGCGTGGCATGGCGGGAAGTGGCATGATCATTGTGAACCCACCTTGGACGCTCGAAAAAGAAGCTAAGGAATGCTTACCAGTGCTGAGCAGGTTACTGGCAGAAGACGATGATTCTGACTATCAAGTCACTTGGATCACCCCAGAATAA